A genomic region of Pseudomonas abietaniphila contains the following coding sequences:
- a CDS encoding GNAT family N-acetyltransferase, with protein MSTLRFRHPTAADAPRCFEIESTAYEGDEAATLEKIATRIAQYPQGFLILEEAGHVVGFINSGCAHDVVMSDEDFKELVGHSADAPNVVIMSVVVEPASQGKGYSTRLMREFVQRMKDSNKQTIHLMCKEQHVPLYTRMGYRYVQPSPSDHGGMAWHEMVMDLEG; from the coding sequence ATGTCCACCCTCCGTTTTCGCCACCCCACCGCAGCGGACGCGCCACGCTGCTTCGAGATTGAGTCCACTGCCTACGAGGGTGACGAAGCCGCCACGCTGGAAAAGATCGCCACGAGGATCGCCCAGTACCCGCAGGGCTTCTTGATTCTGGAAGAGGCCGGGCATGTGGTCGGTTTCATCAACAGCGGATGCGCCCATGACGTCGTGATGTCGGATGAAGACTTCAAGGAACTGGTGGGGCATTCGGCCGATGCGCCGAATGTGGTGATCATGTCGGTGGTGGTCGAGCCCGCCTCTCAAGGCAAGGGCTACTCGACGCGGTTGATGCGCGAGTTCGTGCAGCGCATGAAGGATTCGAACAAGCAAACCATCCACCTGATGTGCAAGGAACAACATGTGCCCTTGTACACGCGCATGGGCTACCGCTACGTTCAGCCATCGCCCTCTGACCACGGCGGGATGGCGTGGCATGAAATGGTCATGGACCTTGAAGGCTAA